The Zingiber officinale cultivar Zhangliang chromosome 2A, Zo_v1.1, whole genome shotgun sequence genomic sequence ACAATCGAGTTATGAAATGCCTACATCGAACAACAGTCGAGCTAAATATTCAAGCATCTAAATGGAAACAATACATGCTACATCGACAAACAGGACGCCGGCAACGACCACATACTAAATTTCCAAGTCTCTCAAATACGAGGGGTCAGGCTTGTAGGGGTCGGTTTCCATGTAGGCTTCTGGCCGGTCGAATCCTGCTTCCTTCATGCGGTTACTGAGCGCATGCAATATCGGTTTCTTGAATCCATACTCATCTCTGTTCGCCTCAATGTAAGATGTTGCCTCTGCAGCCACCTCGTTCACAAAATCGAACTTATTGTCTTCTCTAAGCAAAAGCTTCTCAATGTCCATAGATATTATCTTCCCATTTTCTCTTATCTTCCTCACTTGTTCTTCGAGAAAGGGGACACGATCCGTCTGATACTGCAACTTGTCGTCATTCTTCGTCTGAAACAAGCGTTTGGTGTATTAGGTTACCGGGCGGTCTAGAAACCTTGCAGATTAGAAGAAAGCAACCCCAAGGGCCAAAGTAGCATCCGCATCAATAGAAGTTGAAAACATTTAAACATCCTATGTCACACAATAACTATGTCCTTGCCGCGCTCATCTGTCAAGCCACTCACAGTGGCAAAGCTCAATTAACAAGAGTGGTCGAGGATGACCTTGAGATAGAGAGGGAGGTAATCACCTTGGCAGTGATATACACTGTCAAGCCTATCTTGCACTGCTCATTAGTATAAACACTATCAACAGATACTCTAGCAACACTCATTGGTATCGACATGACTACCACTATCACTTATATATCTCAAGCTTATTCACAGTTTTAGAACACTCCTTTTCTACTTCAAATTTTACACTATATTGCTTATGTATTATTATACTCTGAAAACTACTAACAAATTTGCTACAGACATGTAAATTGATGAGAGGATTTCGGTTCCTCGTCAACAAGAAGTGGAATCTACGACCCTAAAGGTAGCAAACGCAAACGATCCGAGACAATGTTCACAGAACACCAAATTGGAGAGGGTGTAGTTTGTAGGAACAACACGAATATTCACAAATTGACATCATAATGATACCATTTGTGGAACCAAAATAGGGTTCAACTCCCCCTTGAGGGCTGATATGGTGGTGAGACTTTAGTCTCACACAGGCAAGAAGTGACGAGCCTCAAAGGCTTCATACAAGGATCTATCAACTTAGattgatcaaatagaaacaaCCATGCCTGTCCTTGTCTTATGAGTTGAAGAACACGCTCATTTTTTCCCCCTCTTTTATTTCATCTAACTGAGAGGTGTGTTCTAATCCAGGATGGATGTGAGACAATTTCTGTTGGAACTAGGTTAAATCATTATATGAATTCGAATCCAGTAAAGATCTATGGATATAAATAGCTGCTTACCATCAGATCAGTTAAAGGCAGATATGGAAAAGAGAAAAATTGCTGCTTCTTGAACGGCGAAGGAAAACTAGAAAGAAAGTTAACTGTACCAATCGCCGGCGCCGCCAAACCCGCCTTCGATTCCCACCTTCTCCAGAGTCCTGAAACAGGGACAAAATCAGGATCGATCCACATGCTCGAAAGGAGTGAAGCGCAGGGCGAAGATCAAACCTGAGATCTCGAGGCGACGCAGCGGATCGAGCAAACAAGAGGAGCCCGCTCCGTTCTCTGCGAGGGAAGTCAAGCAAGAGA encodes the following:
- the LOC122040598 gene encoding protein PLASTID TRANSCRIPTIONALLY ACTIVE 7-like isoform X2, which translates into the protein MALSARHLIRCPPPPAISLRTERAPLVCSIRCVASRSQDSGEGGNRRRVWRRRRLTKNDDKLQYQTDRVPFLEEQVRKIRENGKIISMDIEKLLLREDNKFDFVNEVAAEATSYIEANRDEYGFKKPILHALSNRMKEAGFDRPEAYMETDPYKPDPSYLRDLEI
- the LOC122040598 gene encoding protein PLASTID TRANSCRIPTIONALLY ACTIVE 7-like isoform X1, with translation MPSAAGDFSQNGAGSSCLLDPLRRLEISGLWRRWESKAGLAAPAIGTVNFLSSFPSPFKKQQFFSFPYLPLTDLMTKNDDKLQYQTDRVPFLEEQVRKIRENGKIISMDIEKLLLREDNKFDFVNEVAAEATSYIEANRDEYGFKKPILHALSNRMKEAGFDRPEAYMETDPYKPDPSYLRDLEI
- the LOC122040598 gene encoding protein PLASTID TRANSCRIPTIONALLY ACTIVE 7-like isoform X3; the protein is MPSAAGDFSQNGAGSSCLLDPLRRLEISGLWRRWESKAGLAAPAIGTTKNDDKLQYQTDRVPFLEEQVRKIRENGKIISMDIEKLLLREDNKFDFVNEVAAEATSYIEANRDEYGFKKPILHALSNRMKEAGFDRPEAYMETDPYKPDPSYLRDLEI